In Borrelia hispanica CRI, the genomic stretch ATTTCTTGCTATCAGAATCAATTCCATCTGTCTTAGCTTTATAAGATGAAATAAGACTATCTACGGCTTTCCTCCAATTTAATTTCTGTAATTGAATTTCCTCAAGCTTTGATTTAATTTCTCTTAAATCAACAAGACTCAATTTATTAAGTTTATCTCTATTATTTTCTAATTTATTAATTATTCTCTCAAAATCAAACTGAAGAGCTACTACTACAGCATTCATTATATCGTAAATCCATGTACCCTTATTTGTATTATCCGCTTCTACTTTTTTAAGAATTTCTGCAAAATCTTTTATTCTTTCTCTATTGTATAATAAAGAGGAATAAAATAATCGTCTTATTTCCTTATTATCATCATGATCCAATGTCTTATTATTAACAGCATTTAACACAAATTTAAACACTTCATTCTTCATACCATATTGATTTGCATCTTCAACTTCAGCTTTATCTTGATTTAATAATCCCATAACACTATTAATATCATTTATAAGGGCAGATATTAATTCCCCTTTCTCATCTTTTATTACAGAATCTCCTTTTACTACTTTTTCAACAGAAACTTTATTAACAACATCTTCTTTTATTGGTTCATCACCTTGAACGTTATTCACAAAATCTTGAACATTATTTACAACATCTTTTAAAAAATTATCAGGTCTTCCTTTATTATCCAATAATTTAGAATCTAGATTACAAGATGCTAACCCCAAAACTAATAATATAAATAAATTTTTTCTCACAAATATTCTCCTTCTTTAAGAATTAATAATCACTATTACCAAATAGTAATGATTATTAATTAATAATATATATCACTTTATTTAAAATACAATTTTTTTAATTAAAATTACTATTTTTTTACATCCCTATTCTAAAATTATTTACTTATTAACAATTTTTTCTTTTAAAAAAGAGATATAGTATATTTCATTTGTTTTCTTAATTTTTCTGTTGAAGTAAATTTGAAGAGAACTGACGATAAAAAATAAATAAGATTGTATGTGTTATAAATTTATATTTAGAAAAAGAATTTTATATAGTTTGTTTTATAAAAACATCAATTAACACACAATTTACGAATTAATAAAAACAGTTAATATGCCGAACCCATATTAAGCAGAGTACTTATTATCAATTAATATCAATCTTAGAGTATTAAAATAAATTATACTAGTTGATATTAATCTACATTTTTTTATAATTTTGGTGATTGGTATAGGGTAACACTAAAATACTTAAGGTTTGCTTGTACCAGCCTTAACCGCCTCAATAGCTGCTAATATATCTGCACCAATTGCTGCATTTAATGCTACATTAGCCGCTTTTAAGCCAGTAGCAGCAACATTACCAGTAACATTAAATAACTTTGCAATTTCTTTAGAGTCGACAATTGTCTTATCAGCATTTCCTTTTGAATCAACTTTAACTTCCTTTGCTGCTTCATAGATTATACTAATACCCTCAACAAGACTCTTTACACTTACTGTATCTGCTGGCACTGCATCATTATTATCAGCAGTAGCACTAGCTATTTTATCGATAGCACCACCAGTAGCTCCCTTAATTTTACTTACACCATCAACTATCTTTTTCAAAGTATCAATTGCTTTGGTGATTATACCATCTGTTTTATCTTTTATTA encodes the following:
- a CDS encoding complement regulator-acquiring protein, which codes for MRKNLFILLVLGLASCNLDSKLLDNKGRPDNFLKDVVNNVQDFVNNVQGDEPIKEDVVNKVSVEKVVKGDSVIKDEKGELISALINDINSVMGLLNQDKAEVEDANQYGMKNEVFKFVLNAVNNKTLDHDDNKEIRRLFYSSLLYNRERIKDFAEILKKVEADNTNKGTWIYDIMNAVVVALQFDFERIINKLENNRDKLNKLSLVDLREIKSKLEEIQLQKLNWRKAVDSLISSYKAKTDGIDSDSKKLIKHIDKKYKDLIKVKIPGMKAVSNRIIAILDNN